TTTTACGTAAGGAGTGGAATCGGTATTCTTTAGTCAAAAACCGGAAGGTAACCATTCTGAATAACCAGACTTCCCTGACCGGTGTGGCCCAGGGCATTGACGATCACGGCGGACTGATCGTTCTCCTGGATAACGGCCGAAAGGAAACGATTCTGACCGGCGATGTACATCTGAGGTTTTAGGCACTCAGTATTGGTGGGATTTATGAAAAAAATAGCTTTTCTCCTGTTGTCCTTAATTCTGTTTTATTTGGGATGTGCCATCCCGTCTGTTCCGCATGCGGTCAGGGACATGCAAATTTTCAATCTCAAAGAATTTCAGACAGGACTACTGATTGAAGCGGACCGCCAAAGACAAAAAACCCTTGAAGATCAGTACCTGGAATTGGCAGAAAAAATACCCCAAGGGGTGGTTCTGGCCAACATGTTCGGAGACATCCTGGAAGCAAATCCCGCTTATCAAAAAATGCTGGGATATGCCTTGGCGGAGTTGAAGAATATAACCTTTCAGAAAATTACACCTTCTAAATGGCATGAGAAGGAAAAACAAAAAATCAGTGAAGCCATGGCACAGGACTATGTGCATTTCCAAAAGGAGTATATCAGG
The sequence above is a segment of the Deltaproteobacteria bacterium genome. Coding sequences within it:
- a CDS encoding PAS domain-containing protein; translated protein: MKKIAFLLLSLILFYLGCAIPSVPHAVRDMQIFNLKEFQTGLLIEADRQRQKTLEDQYLELAEKIPQGVVLANMFGDILEANPAYQKMLGYALAELKNITFQKITPSKWHEKEKQKISEAMAQDYVHFQKEYIRRDGSILAVEVTCWIIKDRKENPIGIGSLVRH